From the genome of Alteromonas stellipolaris:
TTTGCGCTCGCTTCCAAGCGCAGCCGCTTCAGCAGATTTGTGAAAAGGTGGGTTACACATCGTGAAAGTGAAGTGCTCGTTAGGCTGAATAATACCTTCAAATATTTTCGTTTTATTCGGCTGCTTTCGAACCGACAATAAAGGAGTAAGCTTAGGATTTTTTGTAGCGATTGATTTAGCCGATTTTACCGATACCACATCGATGTCGCTTCCCACAAACTGCCAACCATAGCTTTGACTGCCAATGATAGGATAAATAGCATTAGCGCCTATGCCTACATCCAGTCCTTTTACGCTTTTACCTTTTGGGATAACACCTTTATTGCTAGATGCCAACACATCGGCTATGCCATGAATATAATCGGCGCGCCCAGGTACTGGCGGGCACAGGTAGCCGTTAGGTATGTCCCAGGTTTTCAGCCCGTAATAATAGATAAGCAATGCTGCATTGAGGGTTTTAACGGCGTCTTGGTTGGCAAAGTCGATACTCTTTTTGCCGCTTTTTGCATTAATCACATAGCCAGATAATGCTGGGTGTGCCTGGCACAACGCCGCCATTGGGTAACCATCTTTATGCACATTACGAACATGCATGGAGGTGCCGGCCTTAGTCGTGGATTTTAACGAAGACTTAGGCGAACTTTTTGTTTTGGGTCTGGTTTTACTGGTTGAGCTTGAGTTGCTGTTAGGTGTGGAGTCTACCAAGGCGACTATCCTATTTTTAGATATTTGGCTAAGTGAATTTCTAATAAATGTTTAATCGCCGTCGAGGCTACAGGCACCACATCAGAAATAACTAAATAGATGAGAAAAGGCTATTTTATAACAGCATCGCTAGGGCTATCGCCTAGTAAAAACCGAGCGCCCGCCCCTTTCTCGGCAATGCGATCGTGCTTATTGTACAGCTTGCACTTATCTAAAGACAAACAACCACAACCAATACAGCCCTCTAACGAAGATTTCAATGCGGTTAACTCAGCAATACGCTTTGCAATGTGTTTGTTGAATACTTCACTAAGCCTAGCCCAATCTTCTTTATTCGGCGTGCGATTATCTGGCAGAGTTTGCAGTAGTTGTCGAATGTCATCCAGTGCATAGCCCATGTTTTGCGCGATTAGAATAAACGACACCCTGCGAATGACTGAACGAGGAAACATTCTATTTCCGCCTTGGGTTCGCACGGAAGGAATAAGGGATTCGTTGGCATAATAGCGAATAAGCGATACTGCGTTACCGGTTCGCTTTGCAACAAAGCCAATACGCACTAGGGGTTCAGGGGCCATTTTAAAAATCTGCATTTAATACTTGATCTAAAGTTAGCTTTAGATATTAAGCTGTTGCTGTCTATTAATCCACTGCGCTTTTTTATCGAAAAAGTTACCGGTGAAAAACACACAACAGAAAATAAGGAAATACGATGCAAGCAGCCTCACTTGAACACGCCAATATTACCGTCACTAACCCAGATGCTATTGCTGATGCCTTGTGCCAGTTGTTCAATTGGCACATACGTTGGCGCGGGCCAGCCAAAGATGATGGTTATACGGTACACGTGGGTTCAGATACCGCTTATTTAGCGTTGTATAAGCCAAAACAGTTTAGCTCGAATCACTACAATCAAAATGGACTAGCGTCGAACTCAAGTGCCGAGAACACATTCGATCACACCACGGTAGCCCACGTTAATCAC
Proteins encoded in this window:
- the rlmF gene encoding 23S rRNA (adenine(1618)-N(6))-methyltransferase RlmF; translated protein: MHVRNVHKDGYPMAALCQAHPALSGYVINAKSGKKSIDFANQDAVKTLNAALLIYYYGLKTWDIPNGYLCPPVPGRADYIHGIADVLASSNKGVIPKGKSVKGLDVGIGANAIYPIIGSQSYGWQFVGSDIDVVSVKSAKSIATKNPKLTPLLSVRKQPNKTKIFEGIIQPNEHFTFTMCNPPFHKSAEAAALGSERKAIGLKGNKHKRSGKKPRIDANADINANTNASAKAKPDISNIKLNFAGTGNELWCEGGELAFIQRMIIESVKYKSQVDWFTCLVSKSDHLKAIETSINYYGATKFLKVDMGQGQKQSRFVAWTFIE
- a CDS encoding VOC family protein produces the protein MQAASLEHANITVTNPDAIADALCQLFNWHIRWRGPAKDDGYTVHVGSDTAYLALYKPKQFSSNHYNQNGLASNSSAENTFDHTTVAHVNHLGIVVDNLDEVEKKVFALGFNTYNHGDYEPGRRFYFMLGEGLEAEVVSYTS
- the soxR gene encoding redox-sensitive transcriptional activator SoxR; its protein translation is MAPEPLVRIGFVAKRTGNAVSLIRYYANESLIPSVRTQGGNRMFPRSVIRRVSFILIAQNMGYALDDIRQLLQTLPDNRTPNKEDWARLSEVFNKHIAKRIAELTALKSSLEGCIGCGCLSLDKCKLYNKHDRIAEKGAGARFLLGDSPSDAVIK